Proteins found in one Mycoplasmopsis bovigenitalium genomic segment:
- a CDS encoding Mbov_0398 family ICE element protein, with protein sequence MARKQTEKNMDAKTKNSKEYAENGVRVVFRLYDQNEILRFKKWQRELASQNKSVSQELSIILMNYLNQLDKKLVMRDLKEDMFYAFRKALYASMYPFTNTLKTTVEKYEVETILANQKIDILLNILANNKIEFNEQLLNRPDDKLLNESIYFQQMRNVFNKQLEKEIEAEQKKALEVAKSFEKYTNYEFDGRMDSNIKNNEEEIF encoded by the coding sequence ATGGCAAGAAAACAAACAGAAAAAAATATGGATGCAAAAACAAAAAATAGCAAAGAGTACGCGGAGAATGGAGTTCGTGTTGTATTCAGACTTTATGACCAAAACGAAATTTTAAGATTTAAAAAATGGCAAAGGGAGTTAGCGAGCCAAAATAAAAGTGTATCGCAAGAATTATCAATTATTCTAATGAATTACTTAAACCAACTGGATAAAAAACTTGTAATGCGTGATCTTAAAGAAGATATGTTTTATGCTTTTAGAAAAGCCTTGTATGCTTCTATGTATCCATTTACAAATACATTAAAAACAACCGTTGAAAAATATGAAGTAGAAACAATTTTGGCAAATCAAAAAATAGATATTTTGCTAAATATTTTGGCAAATAACAAAATTGAATTTAATGAGCAATTATTAAATAGACCGGATGATAAATTATTAAATGAATCAATCTATTTTCAACAAATGAGAAATGTGTTTAATAAACAATTAGAAAAAGAAATAGAAGCAGAACAGAAAAAAGCACTAGAAGTTGCTAAATCATTTGAAAAGTATACTAATTATGAATTTGATGGCAGAATGGATTCAAATATAAAAAATAATGAAGAAGAAATATTTTAA